The DNA sequence GCGGCGTCGAGGGTGTCCCGCTTGATCCGGGTGGCACGGGACTTCTGCCGCTCCTCCAGCTCCTTCAGCGCCCCGGCGGCGCCGCGCACCAGGCCGCGGCCGAGGCCCTTGCCGGTCGAGCCCTCGCCGTACACCTTGCGCAGCTCGGCGGTCTCCGCCTCGTTCAGCTCGGCGGTGGCCGCGGCGGCCTCCTCCTCGGCGGTCTTCACCAGCCGCTCGGCGGCGGCCACGCACTCGCCGACGCCGGTGAGCTCGCGGGGCAGGCTGAGCACCGCGTCGCGGCGGCGCCGGGTCTCCTCGTCGAGGGCGAGGCGGCGGGCGCGGCCCACGTGCCCCTGGGAGGCGCGGGCGGCGAACGCGGCGGTCTCCGGGTCGACCCCGTCCCGGCTGACGAGCAGCTCGGCGATCGCGTCGGCGGGCGGGGTGCGCAGCGTCACCACGCGGCACCGGGACCGGATGGTGACGAGCATGTCGTCGGGGGACGGCGCGCACAGCAGCCACACCGTCCGCGGCGGCGGCTCCTCGATCGCCTTGAGCAGGGCGTTCGCGGCGGCCTCGGTGGCCCGGTCGGCGTCCTCGAACAGCACCACCCGCCAGCGGCCGAGGGTCGGGGCGCCCGCGGCGCGCAGCACCAGCTCGCGGGTCTGCCGCACGCTGTAGGAGAGGCCGTCGGGCCGTACCACCTCCAGGTCGGGGTGGGAGCCGACCTCCACCTGGCGGCACAGCTCACAGGTGCCGCAGCCCTGCTGCGGGCAGAGCAGCGCGGCGGCGAAGGCGCGGGCCGCGTCCGACCGGCCGGACCCGGGCGGGCCGGTGAACAGCCAGGCGTGGGTCATGCCGGACCCGGCGGCGGCGCGCCGCAGCACCTCGATCGCGTGGTCCTGGCCCACGAGTGCGTCGAACACGCTCATCGCAACCTCACCGCCGGTCGCGGATCGCCGGCATGGTGCCGGTGGCGGCCTCGGCGTCCCCCGGCACCGGGTCGGGCAGGATCTCCCGCACCCGGTCCTGCACGATCGCGGCGATCTCCTCGGGCGTCTGCGTGCCGTCGACCACGAGGTAGCGGTCCGGGTCGGCGGCGGCGAGCGCCCGGAACTCGCGGCGCACCCGCTCGTGGAACTCGAGCGGCTCGGCCTCGATGCGGTCCGCGGGCGAGGCGAACCGGGCGAGCCCCACCTCGGGCGGCACGTCGACCACGATCGTGAGGTCGGGCACGAGCCCGCCGGTGGCCCACTCGTTGATCCGGGCCACGTCCTGCTGGTCGAGGGCGCGGCCCGCCCCCTGGTAGGCGAGCGAGGAGTCGACGTACCGGTCGCTCACCACGATCGCGCCGCGCTCCAGGGCCGGGCGGATCACCTTCTCCACGTGCTCGGCCCGGTCGGCCGCGTACAGCATGGTCTCGGCCCGGGCCGACAGGCCCTGGTGGGCCGCGTCGAGCAGGATCGCGCGCAGCCGCATGCCCACCTTGGTCGCGCCCGGCTCGCGGGTCTGCTCCACGTCGTAGCCCTGGTCGCGCAGCCAGATGGCGAGCATGCGGGCCTGGGTGGTCTTGCCGGAGCCCTCGCCGCCCTCGAACGCGAT is a window from the Thermopolyspora flexuosa genome containing:
- a CDS encoding DNA polymerase III subunit delta' encodes the protein MSVFDALVGQDHAIEVLRRAAAGSGMTHAWLFTGPPGSGRSDAARAFAAALLCPQQGCGTCELCRQVEVGSHPDLEVVRPDGLSYSVRQTRELVLRAAGAPTLGRWRVVLFEDADRATEAAANALLKAIEEPPPRTVWLLCAPSPDDMLVTIRSRCRVVTLRTPPADAIAELLVSRDGVDPETAAFAARASQGHVGRARRLALDEETRRRRDAVLSLPRELTGVGECVAAAERLVKTAEEEAAAATAELNEAETAELRKVYGEGSTGKGLGRGLVRGAAGALKELEERQKSRATRIKRDTLDAALLDLVAFYRDVLAVQFGAPVELTNEDRRADVEAVARASTPETTLRRVDAIMQCRKRLAANVNPQIAVEAMALALR